One window of Nostoc sp. C052 genomic DNA carries:
- a CDS encoding ABC transporter ATP-binding protein has translation MGEEIVISLKNISKCYKRYARPVDRLKETLLPSKSQAQEFWALRDINLEITKGEKLGIIGQNGSGKSTLLQIIARTLTATTGDVWIHGRVSALLELGSGFNPEFTGRQNVFFNGQILGLSREEIEAKYNEIVEFADIGDFIDQPVKTYSSGMFVRLAFAVAVSVDPDILIVDEALAVGDIYFQQKCFERIRNLTRMGTTLLFVSHDSSVIHKICNRALFMEAGNLVLDAKPRQVIDLYEAKLLQKKDIRSEAVEIQMFPDSNYVTSEENKEFLDITSESVQEVVINAPEVSIEFVRFLDETDQEIKVVISEQLLQISVGVLFSQYFEDPHIGFKIRERTGEVIFETNTLCMGKKIGRVESGTLLEICFKFKVPLMEGEYTITFGVADSAIGESLFQRTLVYAHNVAALKVLRNKDSILWSGIVNLSPSISIHKYTYV, from the coding sequence ATGGGTGAGGAGATTGTAATTTCACTGAAGAATATCTCAAAGTGCTACAAGCGTTATGCTCGTCCGGTAGATAGGCTCAAAGAAACTTTACTACCTAGTAAGAGCCAGGCTCAAGAATTTTGGGCATTGCGGGATATTAACTTAGAAATTACTAAAGGAGAGAAATTAGGAATTATTGGTCAAAATGGCTCTGGGAAAAGTACATTACTACAAATCATTGCTAGAACCTTGACAGCAACTACAGGAGATGTCTGGATTCACGGCAGAGTTTCAGCTTTACTAGAACTAGGCAGCGGATTTAATCCTGAATTTACTGGAAGACAAAATGTATTTTTCAATGGACAAATTTTAGGGTTAAGTCGTGAAGAAATCGAAGCCAAATACAATGAGATAGTGGAATTTGCTGATATCGGAGATTTTATCGATCAGCCTGTTAAAACTTATTCCAGTGGTATGTTCGTGAGATTAGCATTTGCAGTTGCAGTAAGTGTTGATCCTGACATTCTAATTGTAGATGAAGCACTAGCAGTTGGAGATATTTACTTTCAGCAGAAATGTTTTGAGCGGATTAGAAATCTAACACGTATGGGAACAACACTTTTATTTGTTTCCCATGACTCGTCTGTTATACATAAAATCTGTAACAGAGCTTTATTTATGGAAGCAGGAAATTTAGTGTTGGATGCTAAACCAAGGCAAGTAATTGATTTATATGAAGCCAAACTGTTACAAAAAAAAGATATACGATCGGAAGCAGTAGAAATTCAAATGTTTCCAGATTCTAATTATGTTACTTCCGAGGAAAATAAAGAATTTTTAGATATAACCTCAGAATCAGTACAAGAAGTGGTTATTAATGCGCCAGAAGTAAGCATAGAATTTGTTAGGTTTTTAGATGAAACAGATCAAGAAATAAAAGTTGTAATTAGTGAGCAGTTATTACAGATTTCCGTAGGAGTTTTATTTTCCCAGTATTTTGAAGATCCCCATATTGGTTTTAAAATACGGGAAAGAACAGGTGAGGTAATTTTTGAAACCAACACTCTATGTATGGGGAAAAAAATAGGTCGAGTAGAAAGTGGTACTTTACTGGAGATTTGCTTTAAGTTTAAGGTGCCTTTGATGGAGGGTGAATATACAATTACATTTGGTGTAGCTGATAGTGCAATTGGGGAAAGTTTATTCCAGAGAACATTAGTTTATGCTCATAATGTCGCCGCATTAAAAGTTCTCAGAAACAAAGACTCAATACTGTGGTCAGGTATAGTAAATCTTTCTCCTTCTATTTCTATTCATAAATATACTTATGTTTGA
- a CDS encoding ABC transporter permease, with product MRGVVRKVGRWRRILPIDEQLWVKFDLLRTLVRRDLEARYKGSILGNLWPLLNQLSQLLIYTYVFSTVLKVKLTTLKGLPENDFTFGLWLFAGLLPWIAFTGGLTQSANSVLGQPNLVKKVVFPLTLLPLVPILSTFIESSFGLMALIFFVAINAHTLHTSLALLPLIWLTQLLLTAGLGYLTAGLTVFLRDIPQTLGVILNIWFYATPLVYPVSAVPEAWRSLVFWLNPMAAIAEVYRDIVLVGEVKHWGEWGVACVIATIIFCCGFTVYKHLRPAFADVL from the coding sequence ATGCGGGGAGTTGTACGTAAGGTAGGGAGATGGAGGCGTATCTTGCCCATAGATGAACAGTTATGGGTAAAGTTCGACTTACTAAGAACTCTAGTACGCCGGGATTTAGAGGCACGTTACAAGGGTTCTATTTTAGGTAATTTGTGGCCTTTGCTAAATCAGCTATCCCAGTTACTGATTTATACTTATGTCTTTTCCACTGTGTTGAAAGTGAAGCTGACTACTCTCAAGGGTTTACCGGAAAATGATTTTACCTTTGGTTTGTGGCTATTTGCAGGCTTACTTCCTTGGATTGCTTTTACGGGTGGTCTCACGCAGTCCGCTAATTCGGTACTAGGACAACCAAATTTAGTTAAGAAGGTGGTATTTCCTTTAACTTTATTACCCCTAGTGCCAATTTTGTCAACATTCATTGAGAGTTCCTTTGGTTTAATGGCATTGATTTTTTTTGTGGCGATCAATGCTCATACTTTACATACTAGCTTGGCGCTATTACCCTTAATCTGGTTAACACAGTTATTGCTAACAGCAGGGTTGGGCTATTTAACAGCCGGACTAACTGTATTTTTGCGAGATATCCCGCAGACTTTAGGAGTAATTTTAAATATTTGGTTTTATGCGACACCGCTTGTCTATCCAGTATCAGCAGTTCCAGAGGCATGGCGGAGTTTGGTATTCTGGTTAAATCCAATGGCAGCGATCGCAGAGGTTTATCGTGACATAGTTTTAGTTGGAGAAGTAAAGCACTGGGGTGAATGGGGAGTTGCTTGTGTCATAGCAACAATTATATTTTGTTGTGGTTTTACAGTATACAAGCATTTGCGTCCAGCTTTTGCCGACGTGTTGTAG
- a CDS encoding class I SAM-dependent methyltransferase: protein MFDSIIKQAKQTEYDFRKTTNPEDPLLHLFDEWIDYYKLKSAIAHELKPTNILEIGVRFGYSAAAFLHGYPNTKYTGIDLDTNDFGGVKGAINWAKEITKQFNTEFIIADTQVMKRLPGNVYDLIHVDGQQNGDGSFHDLELAIKQSHYVLVDGYMWTQQNFMAVSDFLFRYADLLDWYGVIPGYAGELLIKVSNNYLIELEEHHHNTNCSLDIRQSYTSHYYTQDCSGFDTYKQNQGKKLEDPRLQSVAAIASLKASGRVLDIGCGRGELSYYFARQGFAVTSIDYSPNAIELAKSCFNGEAELAANVEFICDHVCNVQLPDKYDLALASDVIEHLAFEELDALYQQVAHSLKQDGLFVVHTFPNLWYYKYEYPRKRKIAASVGAYLPPQPRSRYELLMHINEQSPRILKKQLSKHFNHVCLWFGDTQNPGGSLVKKFSIREIGVATSLFVVASHRPINREHLKSSLQMVPIPPISAGKIKIFVKDHPKLVNADSEFEIKLEIENSSKFTLNSYGSHPVHISYHWMNEQATDYIVFEGQRTKIFPHLNSSEDIVLKHLFNKVPKETYKIKLRSLAQKGNYILRVTLVQEGVRWFDVAPTYLMEDIGIRVI from the coding sequence ATGTTTGACTCTATCATTAAACAGGCAAAACAGACAGAATATGACTTTAGAAAAACTACTAATCCAGAAGATCCTTTGTTACATCTTTTTGATGAGTGGATTGATTATTACAAACTCAAATCTGCGATCGCTCATGAATTAAAACCTACTAATATCCTAGAAATAGGAGTACGTTTTGGTTATTCTGCCGCAGCTTTCTTACACGGATACCCTAATACCAAGTATACTGGTATTGACTTAGATACCAATGATTTTGGTGGTGTCAAAGGTGCAATTAATTGGGCAAAAGAAATTACTAAGCAGTTTAATACTGAATTTATTATTGCCGATACACAGGTAATGAAACGCTTGCCTGGTAATGTCTACGATCTCATTCATGTGGATGGGCAACAAAATGGAGACGGTTCCTTTCATGATTTGGAACTTGCTATTAAGCAATCCCACTATGTGTTGGTAGATGGATACATGTGGACGCAGCAGAACTTTATGGCAGTTAGTGATTTCTTATTTAGATATGCTGATTTGCTCGATTGGTATGGTGTAATACCAGGTTATGCCGGAGAGTTATTAATAAAAGTTTCTAATAATTATTTAATTGAGCTTGAAGAACACCACCACAATACTAATTGTAGTCTAGACATTCGTCAAAGTTATACCAGTCACTACTATACTCAAGACTGTAGCGGATTTGATACTTATAAACAAAATCAAGGGAAGAAGTTAGAAGATCCAAGATTGCAATCTGTAGCAGCGATCGCTAGTTTGAAAGCATCAGGACGAGTACTTGACATTGGTTGTGGGCGAGGTGAACTTAGTTATTATTTTGCTCGTCAAGGTTTTGCGGTTACATCTATTGACTATTCACCAAATGCCATTGAACTAGCAAAAAGTTGTTTTAATGGAGAAGCTGAGTTAGCAGCCAACGTAGAATTCATCTGCGATCATGTCTGCAATGTACAACTTCCAGATAAGTATGATCTAGCACTAGCTTCTGACGTGATTGAACACTTAGCTTTTGAAGAACTAGATGCGCTTTATCAGCAAGTCGCGCACAGTCTTAAACAAGACGGATTATTTGTTGTGCATACTTTTCCAAATCTTTGGTATTACAAATATGAATATCCACGTAAAAGGAAAATTGCTGCTTCTGTTGGTGCCTACCTACCACCACAGCCCCGCTCAAGATATGAGCTACTAATGCATATTAATGAACAATCGCCAAGGATTTTGAAAAAGCAATTAAGCAAACACTTTAACCATGTATGTTTATGGTTTGGTGATACCCAGAATCCAGGTGGAAGTTTAGTAAAAAAGTTTTCTATAAGAGAAATAGGTGTAGCGACTAGTCTATTTGTAGTTGCTTCTCATCGACCCATAAATCGGGAACATCTTAAGAGTAGTTTACAAATGGTCCCTATCCCACCCATCTCTGCTGGAAAAATCAAGATATTTGTGAAAGATCATCCAAAATTAGTAAATGCAGATAGTGAATTTGAAATTAAATTAGAAATTGAAAACTCTAGCAAATTTACTCTTAATAGTTATGGTTCTCATCCAGTTCACATTTCGTATCATTGGATGAATGAACAAGCTACCGATTACATTGTTTTTGAGGGACAACGAACAAAGATATTTCCCCACTTAAATAGCTCTGAAGATATAGTGTTGAAACATTTATTCAATAAAGTACCCAAAGAAACGTATAAAATTAAACTTAGATCGTTAGCACAAAAAGGTAACTATATCCTGAGAGTTACATTGGTACAGGAAGGTGTACGCTGGTTTGATGTAGCGCCAACTTATTTAATGGAGGACATTGGAATCAGGGTTATATAA
- a CDS encoding alcohol dehydrogenase catalytic domain-containing protein → MKGLWLENNQLQLRTDISIPEPPPGEALVRVLRAGICNTDLELLRGYYPYTGILGHEFVGVVEQGPEHLVNQRVVGEINAVCGHCRFCRSGQPTHCENRTVLGIVNRNGAFGEYLCLPIENLHPVPDNVPTEVATFTEPIAAALEIQQQVQLRPNDRVLVVGDGKLGQLVAQTLALTGCELLAVGRHREKLANLEARGIKTSLADAVTDGYFDISVECTGNPEGFAIARRALRPRGTLVLKSTYAGNLSLDVSSLVVDEITLIGSRCGPFAPALQLLATGQVDVQPLIHATYPLVEGLAAFEHAQSRGVLKILLEISH, encoded by the coding sequence ATGAAAGGACTTTGGCTTGAAAATAACCAGTTGCAACTACGCACGGATATTTCCATTCCTGAACCACCACCGGGAGAAGCCTTGGTACGCGTCTTGCGTGCGGGTATTTGTAACACTGACTTGGAACTACTTCGAGGCTACTATCCCTACACTGGTATTTTGGGGCATGAATTTGTCGGGGTTGTCGAACAAGGGCCAGAACACTTAGTTAATCAACGCGTAGTTGGAGAAATCAATGCTGTATGTGGGCATTGTCGGTTTTGTCGCAGCGGACAACCAACTCACTGCGAAAATCGTACAGTTCTGGGCATTGTCAACCGCAACGGCGCTTTTGGCGAATATCTCTGTTTGCCGATAGAGAATCTGCATCCCGTACCTGATAATGTGCCAACAGAAGTAGCAACATTTACAGAACCGATAGCAGCAGCTTTAGAAATTCAGCAGCAAGTACAATTGCGTCCAAATGATCGGGTGCTAGTGGTTGGAGATGGCAAACTAGGGCAGTTAGTAGCCCAAACACTAGCTTTAACTGGCTGTGAACTTTTAGCTGTGGGGCGTCATCGAGAAAAACTGGCTAACTTAGAAGCACGAGGGATAAAAACGAGTCTAGCCGACGCTGTTACAGATGGATATTTCGATATCTCAGTAGAATGTACTGGCAACCCAGAAGGATTTGCGATCGCTCGTCGCGCCCTACGTCCCCGTGGTACGCTTGTACTCAAAAGTACTTATGCTGGCAATCTCAGCCTAGATGTCTCTTCTTTAGTAGTGGATGAAATCACCCTCATCGGCTCTCGTTGTGGCCCCTTCGCCCCAGCCCTCCAGCTACTAGCCACAGGACAAGTTGATGTACAACCCCTAATTCATGCCACCTATCCTCTCGTTGAAGGGCTTGCGGCTTTTGAACACGCTCAGAGTCGCGGTGTTTTGAAGATATTGTTAGAGATTAGTCATTAG
- a CDS encoding inositol monophosphatase family protein, translating to MNDFWTTILDFAQTTTTRVGKQLMQDFGQVQADQKADGSLVTQADKWADREIRDGIASNFSGYGILSEESDQSFPGTEWCWVIDPLDGTTNFTRGIPIWTISLGLLYRGTPIFGYVYAPTLNQAFHGFWAGSSGLATPTGAFLNHHPIHTSIDSPSNNHFFNLCSRSTAVIQNGFPCKIRMLGVASYNFLTVATGATLGGIEATPKVWDIAGAWVIVQAAGGVWSSLKSEPFPLSPGEDYSDRSFPTLVVSRPELVPVFQPFLEGVKI from the coding sequence CTTGATTTTGCCCAAACTACCACTACCAGAGTGGGCAAGCAGCTAATGCAAGATTTTGGGCAAGTACAGGCTGACCAAAAAGCTGATGGTAGTTTGGTGACGCAAGCAGATAAATGGGCAGATCGGGAAATTCGGGATGGGATCGCTTCTAATTTTTCTGGTTACGGCATTTTAAGCGAAGAGAGCGATCAGTCATTTCCCGGTACTGAGTGGTGCTGGGTAATTGACCCTCTAGATGGTACAACCAACTTTACACGCGGTATTCCCATCTGGACAATATCTCTGGGTTTACTGTATCGAGGTACACCCATTTTTGGGTATGTTTACGCACCAACTCTGAATCAAGCTTTTCATGGTTTCTGGGCAGGTTCATCTGGTTTAGCAACACCTACAGGAGCATTTCTCAACCACCATCCCATCCACACTAGTATAGATAGTCCCAGCAATAATCACTTTTTTAACCTCTGTTCTCGTAGCACCGCAGTTATTCAAAACGGCTTTCCCTGCAAAATTCGGATGTTGGGTGTAGCTAGCTATAACTTTTTAACGGTTGCCACAGGGGCTACTCTCGGTGGAATTGAGGCGACACCAAAAGTTTGGGATATAGCCGGGGCTTGGGTAATTGTCCAAGCTGCTGGTGGGGTATGGTCATCACTCAAATCAGAACCCTTTCCATTGTCACCAGGAGAAGATTATAGCGATCGCTCCTTTCCCACCCTTGTTGTCAGTCGTCCTGAATTAGTTCCAGTATTTCAACCTTTTCTCGAAGGCGTAAAAATTTAA
- a CDS encoding DUF2862 domain-containing protein encodes MEIGQKVKVYRLRDRVSPPIVKKLGQVGIIQGYKVIDGGIGVVVLFDDNSSTWFFEDEIKAV; translated from the coding sequence ATGGAAATCGGACAAAAGGTTAAGGTCTATCGTTTGCGCGATCGCGTTTCTCCCCCAATTGTAAAAAAACTCGGACAAGTGGGTATCATCCAGGGCTACAAAGTCATTGATGGTGGAATCGGTGTAGTGGTACTGTTTGACGATAATTCTTCCACTTGGTTTTTTGAAGATGAAATCAAAGCTGTGTAG
- the chlG gene encoding chlorophyll synthase ChlG, translated as MSESTPITPDPNPSEVLESVAINPSEQAITTSDRSAKTRQMLGMKGASTGETSIWKIRLQLMKPITWIPLIWGVVCGAASSGNYTWTLENVLKVAACMLLAGPLMTGYTQILNDYYDREIDAINEPYRPIPSGAIPLPQVIIQIWVLLIAGYGLAFVLDVWVGHEFPTITAIAIIGSFIAYIYSAPPLKLKQNGWLGSYALGASYITLPWSTGHALFGELNSTIVILTMFYSLAGLGIAIVNDFKSVEGDRQLGLNSLPVMFGITTASWICVVTIDVFQGLIAAYLVSIHENLYAAILVLLIIPQITLQDMYFLRDPVKNDVKYQASAQPFLVLGMLVTGLALGHAGV; from the coding sequence ATGTCAGAATCAACTCCCATTACCCCAGACCCTAACCCGTCTGAAGTACTAGAATCAGTGGCAATTAATCCTAGTGAGCAAGCAATAACAACGAGCGATCGCAGTGCGAAAACTAGGCAGATGTTGGGGATGAAAGGTGCATCTACTGGGGAAACTTCAATCTGGAAAATTCGTTTACAGCTAATGAAGCCCATCACCTGGATTCCCCTAATTTGGGGCGTAGTCTGTGGTGCGGCTTCTTCTGGTAACTATACTTGGACGCTGGAAAATGTGTTGAAGGTCGCAGCCTGTATGTTACTGGCTGGGCCATTGATGACAGGTTACACCCAAATTCTCAATGATTACTACGATCGCGAAATCGATGCCATCAATGAACCCTATCGCCCTATCCCCTCTGGGGCAATTCCCCTACCCCAGGTAATTATTCAGATTTGGGTATTACTGATTGCTGGCTATGGTTTGGCATTTGTGCTGGATGTGTGGGTAGGTCATGAATTTCCGACAATTACAGCGATCGCGATTATCGGTTCTTTCATCGCCTACATTTATTCTGCACCTCCCCTGAAACTCAAACAAAACGGCTGGCTAGGTAGCTACGCCTTGGGTGCAAGCTATATAACTCTACCTTGGTCTACAGGACACGCTTTGTTTGGCGAACTGAATTCTACAATTGTGATTTTGACAATGTTCTACAGCTTGGCTGGATTGGGCATTGCCATTGTTAATGATTTTAAGAGTGTAGAAGGCGATCGCCAGTTAGGATTAAATTCACTACCTGTAATGTTTGGCATCACCACCGCATCTTGGATTTGTGTAGTGACGATTGATGTCTTTCAGGGATTGATTGCAGCCTATCTCGTCAGCATCCATGAGAATTTGTATGCAGCAATACTAGTACTCTTAATCATCCCGCAAATCACCTTGCAGGATATGTATTTCTTGCGCGACCCAGTGAAGAATGATGTTAAGTATCAAGCCAGCGCCCAACCTTTCCTGGTTCTAGGAATGCTTGTCACTGGTTTAGCCTTGGGTCATGCTGGCGTTTAA
- a CDS encoding Uma2 family endonuclease has protein sequence MYQTDPPRPPQETMPTMYDLPSELVGESGLPDEFHRIQADLLSETCQPLAYPSEEILLASDLNLYYDPRHPLWYKRPDWYMVLGLPSASQQQDLRLSYVIWQEGIDPFLVVELLSPGTEQEDLGKTLREVNRSPTKWEVYEQILRVPYYVIYDRYENHLRAFKLIGTRYEAIPLPENRFFLAELELGLGLWQGTYQQTTGLWLRWYNSAGWVPTRREQAEQERQRAEQENQRAEQENQRAEQEYQRAEQERQRADRLAEYLRSQGIDPDNLS, from the coding sequence ATGTATCAAACAGATCCACCCCGTCCGCCACAAGAAACCATGCCTACGATGTATGATTTACCCAGTGAATTAGTGGGGGAATCAGGTTTGCCAGACGAATTTCACCGTATTCAGGCAGATTTGCTCAGTGAGACTTGTCAGCCTCTTGCTTATCCATCTGAGGAAATTTTGCTTGCTAGCGACTTAAATCTTTACTACGATCCCCGCCATCCTTTGTGGTACAAGCGTCCTGATTGGTACATGGTTTTAGGATTACCTAGTGCTAGCCAACAGCAAGACCTGCGCTTAAGTTACGTTATTTGGCAAGAAGGAATTGATCCATTTTTAGTAGTTGAATTACTTTCACCTGGTACAGAACAAGAAGACTTAGGAAAAACACTGCGGGAAGTAAACCGATCCCCAACGAAGTGGGAAGTATATGAACAGATTTTACGGGTTCCCTACTACGTTATCTATGATCGCTATGAAAATCATTTGCGTGCATTTAAACTCATAGGTACTCGTTATGAAGCAATCCCTCTACCAGAGAACCGCTTCTTTTTGGCAGAGTTAGAGCTAGGATTGGGTCTTTGGCAAGGTACTTACCAGCAGACAACAGGTTTGTGGTTGCGTTGGTATAATTCTGCGGGTTGGGTGCCGACTCGAAGAGAACAAGCAGAACAGGAACGCCAACGGGCTGAACAGGAAAATCAACGGGCTGAACAGGAAAATCAACGGGCTGAACAGGAATACCAACGGGCTGAACAAGAACGCCAACGGGCTGATCGATTAGCAGAGTATTTGCGATCGCAAGGAATTGATCCAGATAACTTGAGTTAA
- a CDS encoding ArsA family ATPase, whose product MALILTFLGKGGTARTKIAIAAAKLLASQGKRVLLVGQAEPTLQILLGTPIAADPQEIAPNLQVVQFQASVLLEHNWDEVKKLEAQYLRTPIFKDVFGQELVVLPGMDNALALNAIREYDASGKYDAIVYDGTGDSLTLRMLGLPESLSWYVRRFRQLFVNSDLGKTITESPLIQPLISSFFNINWTADNFAAPTNQVNNFLEKGRAALADPKRLVAFLVTTGDPIEVANARYLWGSAQQIGLTVGGVLLVSNGTNVNLSEEFIPLPVSVVPNSSTGDWQPLIDALPNFEAQALQAPKPIEIDIHNRQVRLFLPGFDKKQVKLTQYGPEVTVEAGDQRRNIPLPPALSGRPVAGAKFQNNYLIISF is encoded by the coding sequence ATGGCTCTAATATTGACATTTTTGGGCAAAGGCGGCACCGCTCGTACCAAAATTGCGATCGCCGCCGCCAAATTATTGGCAAGTCAAGGCAAGCGCGTACTCTTAGTAGGACAAGCAGAACCAACATTGCAAATCCTACTGGGAACTCCCATTGCTGCCGATCCCCAGGAAATCGCTCCCAATTTGCAAGTAGTCCAGTTTCAAGCATCTGTACTACTAGAACACAATTGGGACGAAGTGAAGAAACTTGAGGCGCAATATCTCCGCACACCCATCTTCAAAGACGTTTTTGGTCAAGAACTGGTAGTATTGCCGGGGATGGACAACGCCCTGGCACTGAATGCTATCCGCGAATATGATGCCAGTGGCAAATATGATGCGATCGTCTACGATGGCACGGGTGACTCTTTAACTTTACGAATGTTGGGTTTGCCAGAATCCCTCAGTTGGTATGTTCGGCGATTTCGGCAATTATTTGTCAACTCCGATTTGGGTAAGACGATTACTGAATCACCCTTGATTCAACCCCTGATTAGCAGTTTTTTCAATATCAACTGGACAGCAGATAACTTTGCCGCTCCCACTAACCAAGTCAATAATTTCTTAGAAAAGGGTAGAGCCGCTCTGGCAGATCCCAAGCGTCTCGTTGCTTTCTTAGTGACTACAGGAGATCCAATTGAGGTCGCAAATGCTCGTTATTTATGGGGTAGCGCTCAACAAATCGGTTTAACTGTTGGTGGTGTTCTGCTTGTGTCTAACGGGACAAATGTCAACCTGTCAGAGGAATTTATACCCCTACCTGTGAGCGTCGTTCCCAACTCGTCCACGGGTGATTGGCAACCACTGATAGACGCTCTACCCAACTTTGAAGCACAAGCTTTACAGGCTCCCAAACCGATTGAAATAGACATCCACAATCGTCAAGTACGCTTATTCTTACCAGGATTTGACAAAAAGCAGGTCAAACTTACCCAATATGGGCCAGAAGTCACCGTAGAAGCCGGAGATCAGCGACGCAATATTCCCTTACCACCGGCTCTGAGTGGTAGACCCGTTGCTGGAGCAAAGTTTCAGAATAATTATTTGATAATTTCGTTTTAA